In Rhizobium lusitanum, a genomic segment contains:
- a CDS encoding MSMEG_0565 family glycosyltransferase yields MSRPLRIAMLTHSTNPRGGVVHSMSLAEALTGLGHEVVLHAPDATGNGFFRTPSCKTLCIPVEAALSDMTDMVEQRIADYLRHFENPASRSFDIYHAHDGISGNALATLKASGLIPCFARTVHHIDSFADPRLMALQDRSIDFADAHFSVSATWQKALRNDRSILATNVGNGVEVGRFAPVSEEKTDALRRRLGLRGGPIFLGVGGVEARKNTIAILEAFRQVRVLHADAQLVIAGGASLLDHRGYHGRFQQALAAMGNEANFVHVIGTVADEDMPSLYRLANALVFPSLKEGFGLVVLEAMASGVPVVVSSIAPFDEYLGEDDVVWCDPAKPASIADAMVVSLMPAIHKALGRRGHEVAARHSWGRVAAAHLPLYQGLLEPAHA; encoded by the coding sequence ATGAGCCGGCCCTTGCGCATCGCCATGCTGACCCATTCCACCAATCCGCGCGGCGGCGTGGTCCATTCGATGTCGCTTGCCGAAGCGCTGACTGGCCTTGGCCACGAGGTCGTGCTGCATGCGCCGGATGCGACAGGCAACGGTTTTTTCCGTACGCCGTCCTGCAAGACGCTCTGCATTCCGGTTGAGGCCGCATTATCCGACATGACCGATATGGTCGAGCAGCGGATCGCCGACTATTTACGGCATTTTGAAAATCCGGCCTCCCGATCCTTCGATATCTATCACGCTCATGACGGTATCTCGGGCAATGCGCTGGCAACCCTCAAGGCAAGCGGATTGATCCCATGCTTTGCCCGCACGGTGCATCACATCGACAGCTTCGCCGATCCGCGTCTCATGGCGCTGCAGGATCGTTCGATCGACTTTGCCGACGCGCATTTCTCAGTTAGCGCGACATGGCAAAAGGCCCTCCGCAACGACCGCTCGATCCTTGCGACAAACGTTGGAAATGGTGTCGAGGTCGGACGTTTTGCTCCAGTGTCCGAGGAGAAGACCGACGCGTTGCGCCGGAGGCTCGGATTGCGGGGCGGGCCGATCTTTCTAGGCGTTGGCGGCGTCGAGGCGCGCAAGAACACGATCGCCATTCTCGAGGCATTCCGTCAGGTACGCGTCCTGCATGCCGATGCGCAGCTTGTCATCGCCGGCGGCGCGTCCCTGCTCGATCATCGCGGCTATCACGGCCGCTTCCAGCAAGCGCTCGCGGCCATGGGCAACGAGGCAAATTTTGTTCATGTGATCGGCACCGTCGCGGACGAGGATATGCCCTCGCTCTATCGTCTCGCCAATGCGCTGGTGTTTCCGTCCTTAAAGGAAGGTTTCGGGCTCGTCGTTCTTGAAGCCATGGCAAGCGGGGTGCCTGTGGTGGTCTCGTCGATCGCTCCCTTCGACGAATATCTCGGTGAGGACGATGTCGTCTGGTGCGATCCGGCCAAGCCCGCGTCCATTGCCGATGCCATGGTCGTGTCGCTGATGCCTGCCATTCACAAGGCACTCGGTAGGCGCGGGCATGAGGTCGCGGCGCGCCATAGCTGGGGCCGCGTCGCCGCCGCCCACCTTCCCCTCTATCAAGGTCTGCTGGAGCCTGCCCATGCCTGA
- a CDS encoding MSMEG_0572/Sll0783 family nitrogen starvation response protein produces MPAVTTPAHADGDFFVDYEEKVFEDVQAKAGDKALITFHTVAFEGSIGLVNLLQAKRLKRKGFETAVLLYGPGVTLGVQRGFPKLGSEAFPGHLNFNNQIKGFMEEGGKVYACRFALQALYGHGEQALIPGIIPISPLDVLDLILIHRRDGAFILDTWTL; encoded by the coding sequence ATGCCCGCAGTCACAACACCAGCCCATGCCGACGGCGATTTCTTCGTTGATTATGAGGAAAAGGTCTTCGAGGACGTCCAGGCCAAGGCCGGCGACAAGGCCCTCATCACCTTTCACACGGTTGCCTTCGAGGGATCGATCGGCCTCGTCAACCTGCTGCAGGCCAAACGGCTGAAGCGCAAGGGTTTCGAAACAGCCGTGCTGCTCTACGGTCCGGGCGTGACGCTCGGCGTGCAGCGTGGGTTCCCCAAACTCGGCAGCGAAGCCTTTCCAGGCCATCTCAATTTCAACAATCAGATCAAGGGTTTCATGGAAGAGGGCGGGAAGGTCTATGCCTGCCGCTTCGCGCTTCAGGCGCTCTATGGCCATGGCGAGCAGGCGCTCATCCCAGGGATCATCCCGATCAGCCCGCTCGACGTGCTCGATCTGATCCTCATCCATCGCCGCGACGGCGCCTTCATCCTCGATACGTGGACGCTCTGA
- a CDS encoding ABC transporter substrate-binding protein: protein MERRTFLIGTASIGAAAFFQASGPAIADDAKPEKPDLTLAVGGKPLLYYLPLTIAEKKGFFKEEGLNVTINDFAGGAKSLQALIGGSVDVVAGAYEHTIRMQNKGQDIVAICGLGRFPGIVIAVRKELAGEIKSVADLKGRKLGVTAPGSSTALMLQYALQKNGLAPTDVALIGIGGGASAVAAIKNGEVDGLSHLDPVIAQLQYEDLVSVLIDTRTEAGTRALFGGPNPAATVYIQRSFSEANPVTTQRVTNAFLKALKWIEQAKPEDVADTVPEEYLLGNRDLYIQAFKNSKEMYSPDGMISEEGYKSMMSVLKTLDPELADADVPYDKTFDPRFVRAAKI from the coding sequence ATGGAACGCAGAACATTCTTGATCGGCACGGCCAGCATCGGCGCTGCCGCTTTCTTTCAGGCAAGCGGGCCGGCCATCGCCGATGACGCGAAACCGGAAAAGCCGGATCTGACGCTCGCCGTCGGCGGCAAGCCGCTGCTCTATTACCTGCCGCTGACGATTGCCGAGAAGAAGGGCTTCTTCAAGGAAGAGGGGCTGAATGTCACCATCAACGATTTCGCCGGGGGCGCGAAATCGCTGCAGGCGCTGATCGGTGGTTCGGTGGATGTCGTCGCCGGTGCCTACGAGCACACGATCCGCATGCAGAACAAGGGGCAGGATATCGTCGCCATCTGCGGCCTGGGCCGGTTCCCCGGGATCGTGATTGCCGTGCGCAAGGAACTGGCCGGCGAGATCAAGTCCGTCGCCGACCTCAAGGGGCGGAAGCTCGGGGTCACGGCGCCGGGTTCGTCGACCGCGCTGATGCTGCAATATGCGCTGCAAAAAAATGGATTGGCGCCCACCGATGTCGCATTGATCGGCATCGGCGGCGGCGCAAGCGCTGTCGCGGCGATCAAGAACGGCGAGGTCGACGGCTTGTCTCATCTCGATCCGGTGATCGCCCAGCTTCAGTACGAGGATCTGGTTTCCGTCCTGATCGATACGCGGACGGAGGCCGGAACGCGCGCGCTGTTCGGCGGTCCGAACCCGGCTGCAACGGTCTACATTCAGCGCAGTTTCTCCGAGGCCAATCCGGTGACGACGCAGCGGGTGACCAATGCCTTCCTGAAGGCATTGAAATGGATCGAGCAGGCGAAGCCGGAAGACGTGGCGGATACCGTGCCCGAAGAATACCTTCTCGGAAACCGCGATCTCTACATACAGGCCTTCAAGAACTCGAAGGAAATGTACTCACCTGACGGCATGATCAGCGAGGAAGGCTACAAGTCGATGATGAGCGTCCTGAAGACGCTCGACCCGGAACTGGCCGATGCCGACGTGCCCTATGACAAGACCTTCGATCCCCGTTTCGTCAGGGCGGCCAAAATATGA
- a CDS encoding MSMEG_0569 family flavin-dependent oxidoreductase produces the protein MPTLEPHYSAVVIGGGQAGLSASHYLKEHGIDHVVFEKKTMAHKWREQRWDAFCLVTPNWQCQLPDHPYDGKDPHGFMVRDEIIGYVERFIRKVDAPVFEHTAVTALEKAGDLYRVETLAGTVTADSVILATSLYSDPAIPRAAERLPDSIMQLHTADYRNSDQLPEGGVIVVGSGQSGCQIAEDLHLAGRKVHMVTGNAPRCARFYRGRDVVDWLSDVGQYDITVEHDGMGKKKHDTNHYLTGRDGGRDIDLRKFALEGMALYGRMSGVSNGKMLFEPNLKANLDGADRVYNGINALIDRHIAANNIDAPAGSPYVPLWEPEIEPTEIDLVAEGVGAVIWATGFRPDWSFVALPIFDGTGYPVHRHGVTSVDGAYVLGMPWLWTWGSGRFLSVGKDAEYVVGQLVERLANDRSVLKQAANG, from the coding sequence ATGCCCACTTTGGAGCCTCATTACAGTGCCGTCGTTATCGGCGGCGGCCAGGCCGGCCTTTCGGCGAGCCATTACCTGAAAGAGCACGGCATCGATCATGTCGTGTTCGAAAAGAAGACCATGGCGCACAAATGGCGGGAGCAGCGCTGGGATGCCTTCTGCCTGGTCACGCCCAACTGGCAGTGCCAGTTGCCGGATCATCCCTATGACGGCAAGGATCCGCATGGCTTCATGGTCAGGGATGAGATCATCGGCTATGTCGAGCGGTTTATTCGTAAGGTCGATGCGCCGGTTTTCGAACACACTGCGGTGACCGCGCTCGAAAAGGCTGGAGATCTCTACAGGGTCGAAACCTTAGCCGGAACGGTAACCGCCGATAGCGTGATCCTCGCCACCAGTCTCTATAGTGATCCGGCCATACCGCGCGCCGCCGAGCGCCTGCCGGATAGCATCATGCAGCTTCATACCGCCGACTACCGCAATTCCGATCAATTGCCGGAGGGCGGGGTCATTGTCGTCGGCTCCGGACAGTCCGGTTGCCAGATCGCCGAGGACCTGCATCTCGCCGGCCGCAAGGTGCATATGGTGACCGGCAATGCACCGCGCTGCGCGCGCTTCTATCGGGGTCGCGACGTGGTCGACTGGCTTTCCGATGTCGGCCAGTATGACATAACGGTCGAACATGACGGCATGGGCAAGAAGAAGCATGACACCAACCATTACCTGACGGGCCGGGATGGCGGCCGGGATATCGACCTGCGAAAATTCGCGCTGGAAGGCATGGCGCTTTACGGCCGGATGTCCGGCGTCTCGAATGGCAAGATGCTGTTCGAGCCGAACCTCAAGGCCAATCTCGACGGCGCCGACCGGGTCTATAACGGCATCAACGCGTTGATCGACAGGCACATTGCCGCAAACAACATCGATGCGCCGGCTGGCTCGCCCTATGTTCCGCTATGGGAGCCGGAGATCGAACCCACGGAAATCGACCTTGTGGCCGAAGGCGTCGGTGCGGTCATCTGGGCGACGGGTTTCCGGCCGGACTGGTCCTTTGTTGCCTTGCCGATTTTCGACGGCACCGGTTATCCGGTCCATCGACATGGTGTCACCAGCGTTGATGGGGCTTATGTCCTTGGCATGCCCTGGCTTTGGACGTGGGGCTCCGGCCGCTTCCTCAGCGTCGGAAAGGATGCGGAATATGTGGTGGGTCAACTTGTGGAGCGGCTGGCCAACGACCGATCGGTGCTCAAGCAGGCAGCGAACGGATGA
- a CDS encoding ABC transporter ATP-binding protein, whose amino-acid sequence MGSGELKNFQSKAEAVTIAAPRAVRLNNVSISFGIAGGKRFDAVAGTDLDVAGDEFLAIVGPTGCGKSTLLNVAAGLLEPASGSVEIFGRPLKGLNRQAGYLFQQDSLMPWKTVLENVAIGLEVSGVSTSEARKSAMEWLERVGLGGFADRYPRMLSGGQRKRVGLAQVLIRNPKLLLMDEPFGPLDAQTRLIMGDLLLNLWSEDKKAVMFVTHDLDEAIALADRIVIMSAGPKSRIIGDFRVSIPRPRDIAEIRHDPAFTELHKSIWHALREEVMTAYQQTNVAAQ is encoded by the coding sequence ATGGGTTCGGGAGAGTTGAAAAATTTTCAATCGAAAGCGGAAGCCGTGACGATCGCGGCTCCTCGGGCTGTTCGCCTGAATAATGTGTCGATTTCTTTCGGGATCGCCGGCGGCAAGCGCTTCGACGCGGTGGCTGGCACCGATCTCGATGTGGCGGGCGATGAATTTCTGGCGATCGTTGGGCCGACTGGCTGCGGCAAGTCCACGCTTCTCAACGTGGCGGCAGGGCTGCTTGAGCCGGCGTCCGGGTCGGTCGAGATTTTCGGGCGTCCTCTGAAGGGGTTGAACAGGCAAGCCGGCTACCTGTTTCAGCAGGATTCGCTGATGCCATGGAAAACCGTGCTTGAAAATGTTGCCATCGGCCTGGAAGTCTCCGGCGTGTCGACGAGTGAAGCACGCAAATCGGCGATGGAATGGCTTGAGCGCGTTGGCCTCGGCGGCTTTGCCGATCGTTATCCGCGCATGCTCTCCGGCGGTCAGCGCAAGCGGGTCGGATTGGCCCAGGTGCTCATCCGCAATCCGAAGCTGTTGCTGATGGACGAGCCGTTCGGTCCGCTCGACGCACAGACCCGCCTCATCATGGGCGACCTTCTCCTGAACCTCTGGTCGGAGGACAAGAAGGCAGTGATGTTCGTTACGCATGATCTCGACGAGGCGATTGCTCTTGCGGATCGCATCGTCATCATGTCGGCGGGGCCGAAGTCCCGGATCATCGGTGATTTCCGCGTCTCGATCCCCCGGCCGCGCGATATTGCGGAAATCCGCCACGACCCGGCCTTTACCGAACTGCATAAAAGCATCTGGCATGCGCTGCGAGAAGAAGTCATGACCGCCTATCAGCAGACCAACGTGGCCGCCCAATGA
- a CDS encoding ABC transporter permease, producing the protein MTRTKLLACQLLVAIVIIGAWYLATATHVFGNPRTAAFFFADPLKVAARIVKWFADGSIWYHLWVTLSESLLAFFIGAIGGVAFGFWFARRPVVAAIFDPYVKAANALPRVVLAPIFALWFGLGIWSKVALGVTLVFFIVFFNVYQGVKEVSPTVLANARMLGMNERQLLRHVYIPSALSWMFSSLHTSVGFAVVGAVVGEYLGSAAGLGYLIQQAEGVFDVTGVFAGMFVLMAFVLIVDWLMTKVERHMLRWRH; encoded by the coding sequence ATGACCAGAACGAAGCTCCTTGCCTGCCAATTGCTGGTGGCGATCGTCATCATCGGTGCGTGGTATCTCGCAACGGCAACGCATGTCTTCGGCAACCCGCGCACCGCCGCCTTCTTCTTTGCCGATCCGCTCAAGGTTGCCGCGCGCATCGTGAAATGGTTCGCCGACGGATCGATCTGGTATCATCTCTGGGTGACGCTGTCGGAATCCTTGCTGGCATTTTTCATCGGCGCAATCGGTGGGGTGGCCTTCGGTTTCTGGTTTGCGCGGCGGCCTGTGGTCGCGGCCATCTTCGATCCCTACGTCAAGGCGGCCAACGCCTTGCCGCGCGTTGTCCTCGCGCCGATTTTTGCCTTGTGGTTCGGCCTCGGTATCTGGTCGAAGGTGGCGCTCGGCGTCACGCTGGTCTTCTTCATCGTGTTTTTCAACGTCTATCAGGGCGTCAAGGAAGTGAGCCCGACCGTGCTTGCCAATGCCCGCATGCTCGGCATGAACGAGAGGCAGTTGTTGCGTCACGTCTATATCCCCTCGGCTCTGTCATGGATGTTTTCGAGCCTCCATACCTCCGTGGGGTTTGCGGTCGTCGGCGCGGTCGTCGGTGAATATCTGGGCTCGGCCGCGGGCCTTGGCTATCTCATTCAACAGGCCGAAGGCGTGTTCGACGTGACTGGCGTCTTTGCCGGCATGTTCGTGCTGATGGCCTTCGTCCTCATCGTCGACTGGCTGATGACGAAGGTCGAGCGGCACATGCTGCGATGGCGGCATTAG
- a CDS encoding MSMEG_0570 family nitrogen starvation response protein, with translation MPEMRFVITWPDGRSEECYSPSLVIRDFLAEGESYPVADFLDRSRKALTIASERVEAKYGHPCSLARGQLARIEHAAGAYLPDADARVRCETFIF, from the coding sequence ATGCCTGAGATGCGCTTTGTCATCACCTGGCCCGACGGCCGCAGCGAGGAATGCTACTCGCCCTCGCTGGTCATTCGCGATTTCCTGGCTGAGGGCGAGAGCTATCCCGTTGCTGATTTTCTCGACCGCAGCCGCAAGGCGCTGACGATCGCCAGTGAGCGGGTCGAGGCAAAATATGGCCATCCCTGTTCTCTGGCGCGGGGCCAGCTTGCGCGCATCGAGCATGCTGCCGGCGCTTATCTGCCTGACGCGGATGCGCGCGTCCGCTGTGAAACCTTCATTTTCTAA
- a CDS encoding Pnap_2097 family protein, protein MSLAIRNVEMFRQPSRRALMERALEPHILLGMPQLTPFGLSETWLMKELGHRHWLMLARCMGMDDADFRTADGTETYAAICATSLTNAQLNRAHANQVLCIESVLEPVSKTQVSSRHRLLVDGEPIGDAELLSAFVRRTRENDNVSIARVELPGTNCFPVRLENTLARIASDVRNGRCETHLGMAVMGREVLRDFHFQPAASQEFNGAGLLYFAHFQAFVARAFESWFPDGAFRNITRKDSFFLGNAGIGEPLSVELTAMDREAMSAACCLRRSDGALIGRVLLTASP, encoded by the coding sequence ATGAGCCTCGCGATCCGCAATGTCGAGATGTTCCGGCAGCCTTCCAGACGCGCGCTGATGGAACGGGCGCTCGAGCCTCATATTTTGCTCGGCATGCCGCAGCTAACGCCCTTCGGTCTCTCCGAGACCTGGCTGATGAAGGAACTCGGACACCGCCACTGGCTGATGCTGGCAAGATGCATGGGCATGGACGACGCGGACTTTCGCACCGCGGACGGGACCGAAACCTATGCGGCGATCTGCGCGACATCGCTGACAAATGCGCAGCTCAATCGGGCGCACGCCAACCAGGTGCTGTGTATAGAGTCTGTGCTTGAGCCGGTGTCGAAGACCCAGGTCTCCTCACGGCACCGGCTTCTCGTCGACGGAGAGCCGATCGGTGACGCCGAGCTTCTCTCGGCTTTTGTCCGCCGGACACGCGAGAACGACAATGTGTCGATCGCCCGTGTCGAGTTGCCCGGCACGAATTGTTTTCCGGTGCGGCTGGAAAACACGCTTGCCCGGATCGCGTCGGATGTCCGCAACGGGCGTTGCGAGACCCATCTCGGCATGGCGGTGATGGGTCGGGAAGTCCTGCGGGACTTTCATTTTCAACCTGCCGCAAGCCAGGAGTTCAATGGAGCCGGCCTGCTCTATTTCGCTCACTTCCAGGCTTTCGTCGCGCGAGCCTTCGAAAGCTGGTTTCCTGACGGTGCGTTCCGCAACATAACCCGAAAGGATAGCTTCTTCCTGGGCAATGCCGGCATCGGCGAACCGCTCAGTGTGGAGCTGACGGCCATGGATCGCGAGGCAATGTCGGCGGCTTGCTGCCTGCGGCGCTCTGATGGTGCCCTCATCGGGCGCGTATTGCTGACAGCGTCGCCCTGA
- a CDS encoding Nit6803 family nitrilase, with protein sequence MPKKSTVRVAAVQIAPDLTSREKTVARVIEAIAQASAKGAELVVFPETFVPWYPYFSFVLPPVLSGKEHLRLYEEAVVVPSATTRSVAAVAREHGIVVALGVNERDHGTLYNTQLLFDADGSLILKRRKITPTFHERMIWGQGDASGLKVVDSAIGRIGALACWEHYNPLARYALMAQHEEIHIAQFPGSMVGPIFADQMEVTIRHHALESGCFVVNATGWLTDDQIAAITPDTGLQKALRGGCMTAIISPEGKHLVPPLTEGEGILVADLDMSLILKRKRMMDSVGHYARPELLHLVMDARPAAPMRTSTISDAFPGETLTTDMTDGEQNASFDGNADQRIAVLRSPAG encoded by the coding sequence ATGCCGAAAAAGTCGACCGTCCGGGTCGCAGCCGTCCAGATTGCGCCGGATCTGACATCGCGGGAAAAGACGGTGGCACGCGTGATCGAGGCGATCGCCCAGGCATCCGCCAAAGGTGCGGAGCTTGTGGTTTTTCCCGAGACCTTTGTGCCGTGGTATCCTTATTTCTCGTTCGTGTTGCCCCCGGTCTTGTCGGGCAAGGAGCACCTGCGGCTCTACGAAGAGGCGGTTGTAGTGCCGAGTGCCACCACAAGAAGCGTAGCGGCTGTCGCCCGCGAACATGGCATCGTCGTGGCGCTCGGTGTCAACGAGCGCGATCATGGTACGCTCTACAATACGCAACTGCTTTTCGATGCCGATGGCAGTCTGATCCTGAAGCGGCGCAAAATCACCCCGACCTTCCACGAGCGGATGATCTGGGGCCAGGGCGATGCCTCCGGCCTGAAGGTCGTCGACAGCGCCATTGGCCGCATCGGCGCGTTGGCCTGCTGGGAGCATTATAATCCGCTTGCCCGCTATGCGCTGATGGCGCAGCACGAGGAAATCCACATTGCCCAGTTTCCGGGTTCCATGGTCGGGCCGATCTTTGCCGATCAGATGGAGGTGACGATCCGCCATCATGCGCTGGAAAGTGGTTGCTTCGTCGTCAATGCCACGGGATGGTTGACGGATGATCAGATCGCCGCGATCACACCGGATACCGGCCTGCAAAAAGCGCTGCGGGGTGGCTGCATGACAGCGATCATTTCCCCCGAAGGCAAGCATCTCGTGCCGCCACTCACCGAAGGCGAGGGTATCCTCGTCGCCGATCTCGACATGAGCCTCATTCTCAAGCGCAAGCGCATGATGGATTCGGTCGGCCACTATGCCCGGCCCGAGTTGCTACACCTCGTCATGGATGCGCGGCCGGCCGCGCCGATGAGGACATCGACCATATCTGACGCCTTTCCCGGCGAGACATTAACAACCGACATGACCGATGGAGAACAGAATGCGTCTTTCGACGGAAACGCTGATCAACGAATTGCAGTCCTTCGGAGCCCGGCTGGTTGA
- a CDS encoding sll0787 family AIR synthase-like protein — MSGDLDIAALAVRLAATSGIAAKQDIGFAASSLGLAGQPVAVGDDCAAIADGDGYLLFAIEGFINEFVATDPWFAGWCGVMVNISDIAAMGGWPIAVVDAVWANGEAGAKPVLEGMRAAASTYDVPIVGGHTNIRTDRSQLSVAILGRARKLLTSFDAKPGDVLVAAVDHRGAYREPFNNFQAAIGAPAARLRGDLEILPEIAAAGLALAAKDISQGGIIGTAIMLAECSGVGIDINVAAIPLPEGVSLDRWLVTFPSYGYLLSVAPDKVDAVIERFTARGIAAAAIGEVKAGSEVAIVDIGARAVVRDHAAEPLLQLGRAGVPA, encoded by the coding sequence ATGAGCGGAGACCTCGACATCGCCGCTCTCGCTGTGCGGCTAGCCGCGACTTCGGGCATAGCAGCCAAGCAGGATATCGGCTTTGCGGCATCGAGCCTCGGGCTTGCCGGCCAACCTGTGGCCGTCGGTGACGATTGTGCGGCGATCGCCGATGGCGACGGCTATTTGCTGTTCGCCATCGAAGGTTTCATCAATGAGTTTGTCGCCACTGACCCCTGGTTTGCCGGCTGGTGCGGCGTGATGGTCAACATTTCCGATATCGCTGCCATGGGCGGCTGGCCGATCGCTGTCGTCGATGCGGTCTGGGCCAATGGGGAAGCGGGCGCGAAACCCGTGCTCGAAGGCATGCGCGCTGCAGCCAGCACATACGACGTGCCGATCGTCGGTGGCCATACCAATATCAGGACCGACCGGAGCCAGCTATCTGTTGCCATCCTTGGCCGGGCCAGAAAGCTGCTGACCAGTTTCGATGCGAAGCCAGGCGATGTGCTGGTGGCGGCCGTCGATCATCGCGGCGCTTACCGCGAGCCGTTCAACAATTTCCAGGCAGCCATCGGGGCGCCCGCGGCACGGCTGCGCGGCGACCTGGAAATCCTGCCGGAAATCGCTGCGGCGGGGCTAGCACTGGCGGCGAAGGATATCAGCCAAGGCGGCATTATCGGCACGGCGATCATGCTGGCGGAATGCTCCGGGGTTGGGATCGATATCAACGTCGCGGCTATTCCCTTGCCGGAAGGCGTGAGCCTCGACCGCTGGCTCGTCACCTTCCCAAGCTATGGCTACCTGCTGTCGGTAGCGCCTGACAAGGTCGATGCGGTCATCGAACGGTTCACCGCGCGCGGCATCGCCGCTGCCGCCATTGGCGAGGTGAAGGCCGGAAGCGAAGTGGCGATCGTCGATATAGGCGCGCGCGCCGTGGTGCGAGATCACGCGGCTGAACCGTTGCTGCAGCTCGGTCGCGCGGGAGTGCCCGCATGA
- a CDS encoding MSMEG_0568 family radical SAM protein — translation MENRMRLSTETLINELQSFGARLVDPKAGQESRRGGAGPSDHKALTIDGMTVMVPVHTAPAFESPYLVEKPDETGKSRISRDGAVIGEVSFPLRPRFYERSTAEGIPYSQIAVLHGKDVLATTVLQTCIRYQSRTKTCQFCAIGQSLAAGRTIAHKTPAQLAEVAKAAVELDGVKHMVMTTGTPRGDDRGAAVLTESARAIKAAVDLPIQAQCEPPEDDIWFQRMKDAGVDALGMHLEVVTPEIRARIMPGKAQVGIEKYMRSFKAAVKVFGRGQVSTYILAGLGDSSEAILGICEELIAIGVYPFVVPFVPISGTPLESHPAPKPEFMHSILSPLSRMLVANGLKAVDIKAGCGKCGACSALSTYERTLTP, via the coding sequence ATGGAGAACAGAATGCGTCTTTCGACGGAAACGCTGATCAACGAATTGCAGTCCTTCGGAGCCCGGCTGGTTGATCCCAAAGCGGGCCAGGAAAGCCGGCGCGGCGGAGCAGGGCCATCCGACCACAAGGCGCTGACCATCGACGGCATGACCGTCATGGTGCCGGTGCATACGGCGCCCGCCTTCGAAAGCCCCTATCTGGTCGAGAAGCCGGACGAGACGGGCAAGAGCCGGATCAGTCGCGATGGCGCCGTCATCGGCGAAGTGTCCTTTCCGCTCCGCCCAAGATTTTACGAACGCTCGACGGCGGAGGGCATTCCCTATTCGCAGATCGCGGTCCTGCACGGCAAGGACGTGCTGGCGACAACCGTGCTGCAAACCTGCATCCGCTACCAGAGCCGCACCAAGACCTGTCAATTCTGCGCCATCGGCCAGTCGCTGGCGGCTGGAAGGACGATCGCTCACAAAACGCCGGCGCAACTGGCCGAAGTGGCGAAAGCCGCGGTCGAGCTGGATGGTGTCAAGCATATGGTGATGACAACCGGAACGCCGAGGGGCGACGATCGCGGCGCCGCCGTGCTCACTGAGAGCGCCCGCGCCATCAAGGCCGCCGTTGACTTGCCGATCCAGGCCCAGTGCGAGCCACCGGAGGACGATATCTGGTTCCAGCGCATGAAAGATGCCGGTGTCGATGCGCTCGGCATGCATCTCGAAGTCGTGACCCCGGAGATCCGCGCCCGCATCATGCCGGGCAAGGCGCAGGTGGGGATCGAGAAGTACATGCGTTCCTTCAAGGCGGCTGTCAAGGTCTTCGGGCGTGGTCAGGTCTCGACCTATATTCTTGCCGGGCTCGGCGACTCGAGCGAGGCGATCCTCGGGATTTGCGAGGAATTGATCGCAATCGGTGTTTATCCCTTCGTCGTGCCCTTCGTACCGATCTCCGGCACGCCGCTCGAAAGCCATCCTGCACCGAAGCCGGAATTCATGCATTCCATCCTCAGTCCCTTGTCCCGGATGTTGGTCGCAAACGGTCTGAAGGCCGTCGACATCAAGGCCGGTTGCGGCAAATGCGGCGCCTGCTCAGCCCTTTCCACCTATGAAAGGACGTTGACGCCATGA
- a CDS encoding MSMEG_0567/Sll0786 family nitrogen starvation N-acetyltransferase, with protein MIFEPFSAFNASEYMVKFTTSVWERREAYALRRDVFCKEQGIFKDDDRDGIDEYAIPIVALSMMGVAADRVVGTVRIHEEEPGLWWGSRLAVHSDFRAIGALGTTLIKLAVSSANAFGCHTFLANVQSQNGLLFRRLHWEVLDEFEVYGKPHLRMKADLSYYPPCRTPETGFVALPKRAA; from the coding sequence ATGATTTTCGAACCGTTCTCAGCGTTCAACGCCAGCGAATACATGGTGAAATTCACCACATCGGTCTGGGAGCGCCGTGAGGCCTATGCGCTTCGTCGCGACGTTTTCTGCAAAGAGCAGGGGATATTCAAGGATGATGACCGCGACGGCATCGATGAATACGCGATCCCGATCGTCGCCCTGTCGATGATGGGGGTGGCAGCTGACCGCGTGGTGGGTACGGTCCGCATCCATGAGGAGGAACCCGGTCTCTGGTGGGGTTCGCGGCTCGCCGTTCATTCGGATTTCCGGGCGATCGGCGCGCTGGGCACGACGCTGATCAAGCTCGCGGTCTCCTCCGCAAACGCTTTTGGCTGTCACACATTTCTCGCCAATGTCCAAAGCCAGAACGGTCTCTTGTTTCGCCGGCTGCATTGGGAGGTGCTGGACGAGTTCGAAGTCTACGGCAAACCGCATCTGCGAATGAAGGCCGATCTTTCCTACTATCCGCCCTGCCGCACGCCGGAAACCGGCTTTGTCGCGCTGCCGAAGAGGGCGGCGTAA